Part of the Caulobacter sp. SL161 genome is shown below.
GGTCGATCACGTTCTTGAACGCGTAGGTCAGGCCCAGGGTCGCGGCCGTCGAGAACAGCAGGAAGAAGCCGGCCGCCAGGCCGTCGCCCTTGTGGGCGATGACGAACGGCAGCAGGTGGGCCAGGGGACGGATGTCCTTGCGACGCGGCCGACGGGCCCCGGCCTCGGTCATGCCCTGGACCAGTTCGGCTCCCGCGCCGGGGCGACCTTCGACCTTCTGGTCGCCGCTGTTCGCGTCAGTCATCAACAGTCCCTTGCCAAAATCGCGCGGGTTCTTTATAGCCGCGCGTCTTCGAGGGCCACCCCGCGCGTGCGCGAGATGGCGCTTACCCCATTCTCACTCGCCGGCTTAGTCGGTCTGGATCGCCGCCATGAAACAAGACATTCACCCCGACTATCACTTCATCACCGTCACCCTGACCGACGGTTCGAGCTACAAGACCCGCTCGACCTACGGCAAGGAAGGCGCGAATCTGGCGCTCGACATCGACCCGCGCACGCACCCGGCGTGGACCGGCGGCAACGCCCAGCTGATGGACCGTGGCGGTCGCGTCTCGCGCTTCAACGCCAAGTTCGCCGGTTTCACCGGCAAGAAGGCCTAAACACCCTTCTCGCCGTAAGGGCGACGAGAGGCCGGCTCCGCGTTCGCGGGCCGGCCTTTTTCGTGTCTGAAGGTCAGTCGGGCGACGGCCTCAGCCCTCCTCCGGATCGTAGAGATCATCCCCCCGGTCGCGCATCAGATCGGTCGCCACGAAATCCATCGCATCCTCGGCGTCGACGAAGCTGAGCTCCGACACCGTCTGATTGCGGATCGAGATTCCAGCCTTGTGCGTGCTCTCCGGATCGCCGGTCACCAGCGGGTGCCACAGCGGCAGGTCCTTGCCCTCATGCAGGCGCCGGTAGGCGCAAGAGGGGGGCATCCACTCCAGGTCCTCGATATTGTACGGCGTCAGCTTGATGCAGTCGGGCACCGTCTTCTTGCGGTTCGGATAGTCCTTGCAGCGGCAAAGACGCTCGTCGAACAGCTGGCAGTGCACCCGCGTGGGGATGATTTCGCCGGTGTCTTCGTCTTCGAAGCGAACTAGGCAGCAAAGACCGCAGCCGTCGCATAGGCTCTCCCACTCGGGGACGGTCATTTCGGCGAGCGTCTTCGTCTGCCAGAAAGGTTTGCGTGGCGTCATGACGCCGTCCTAAACCCGATTTATCCGGCGACCAAACAGAGCCTGACGCAAACCGTGAACGACTGGACGCTGCCGCCCTACAAGTTCGAAGACGGGAAGAGCCCCGGAGAGCCGCCAAAGCCTGGTCAGGCTTCGGCGAGCGATGGCGTCTCGCACGATCCCTGGGCGCCGCAGGGCCATGATCCTTTCCGCCTGTCTAGCGACGCCGCGACACCTCCTCCGCCGCCTGAACCGCCGCCGGAGGAGCCTTTCCGCGCCGACCTCAAGCACGCTGCGGCCAAGAAGAAAGCCCGCAAGTGGGGCTGGGTGTGGGGCACGCTGCTGGTCGGCTTCCTGCTCGCCGTCCTGAGCGTCGCCGCCGGCGGCGCCTATGTCTGGTTCAAGTACCTGAAGGACACCCCCGCCCTGCCCTCGCGCGAGGCGCTGTTCGCGGTGAACCGGG
Proteins encoded:
- the rpmE gene encoding 50S ribosomal protein L31, encoding MKQDIHPDYHFITVTLTDGSSYKTRSTYGKEGANLALDIDPRTHPAWTGGNAQLMDRGGRVSRFNAKFAGFTGKKA
- a CDS encoding YcgN family cysteine cluster protein, with translation MTPRKPFWQTKTLAEMTVPEWESLCDGCGLCCLVRFEDEDTGEIIPTRVHCQLFDERLCRCKDYPNRKKTVPDCIKLTPYNIEDLEWMPPSCAYRRLHEGKDLPLWHPLVTGDPESTHKAGISIRNQTVSELSFVDAEDAMDFVATDLMRDRGDDLYDPEEG